TATGTTCAGGAGTCAAAACTAGGCATTTTTGAATATAAAAATGACTTTCTCAATAGTATAGAAAATACACATTTTTTATATCAAGAACTCATTACAGGAATAATAAATTATACTGAAAATGTGGTTTTGATAGCAACAAAAGAGGGTGATTTTTATACATATAATGTCATTAAAAATACTATTAGCAAATTTGAAGTAGAACGCAATAACTTTTTTAAGAAAGCTAAAATTCATCACCTTTCAGTTCTCAAAAATGATCAAATTGCAATTGCTACAGCTAGTGAAGGCATTGTATTGATAGATAAAAATGGAAGATGGAAAAATCAAATCTCAGAACTAAAAGGTTTACAAGATAAATCTGTTTGGAATCTTCACACAGACAAAAATGGTAATTTGTGGGCTGCACTCAGCCAAGGTATTTCTCATATTCAAACCTCATGGTCTTATACTTATTTTGGAGAACAAAGCAGGTTAAATAAAGTACATAAAGTAATCCGTTTTGATGATATTTTATATGCAGCTACCGAACAAGGAGTTTCTTATTATGATACTCAAAAACAAATTTGGCAAAATATAGACGGAATTTTAGGACAAGTATGGGATTTAGAAATTTATCAATATAATGAAAAAAACTCAGCCTTACTTATTGCAGGGCAAGCAGGTATTTTTGTATTGAATCCACTTAGAAAAAAGATAGAAAAAGTAAGTGAGATAGAAACAAAACATTTTTTGGTTGATAAAACAGATAAACGAAGAGTATATATTTCTACGTCAGAAGGACTTAAAGTAATGATGTATTCTTATTATCAAATACAAGATACTTTTTTGGAAGAACCCTTAAAGAGAATTGTACAAATAAAAGGTAATCAACTTTGGGCAGAAACACAGTATAAAGGAATAATCAAAATTGATGTAGATTCAAACAATGAAAAAGAGTACAAAATAACTTCGTATGATTCTCTAACTAACGTTCCGAATGTAGAAATAAAGCAGTTGGTGGCAAGTAACAATCAGCTTTTTGTAGCTACATCAAAAGGAATTTACTATTTAGATACACTCAAAAACGAGTTTGCGTCTGCTGTTGTTTTAGATAATACAAAAGAAAATACTAATTTTTCGGCAAATGATTTTGTCAATGCTGATATTTCTTTGATTGATAAATTTATTCATTATTCAAATCAGGATAATGTAATTTCCAAATCTTATTGGGTCGTAAAAGACAAACAACTTTTCTATTATAAGAATGATACATTAGTTGAAAGTGCACATCTTAATCTTCCCTCTGCTGAGTTTTACTCTATCTACGAAGATACAAAATACATTTTTGAAGAAAATAATATCAAAAAGCCTATTTTTACTTGGATAGCTACTTCAGAAGGGTTGTATAGATATGACAATACACAAACCCAAAAAATACAACAAGACTCTTTACAAATTTTTTTACGTCATATACGAATTGGAGATTCATTAGTTTCTAATTTTGAAAAACACAAATTACGTACTGGTTTTAGTAGTTTTTCTGTTCAGATGGCAAGTCCTGCTTTTGGAAAGAATGAAGCATTGTTATATCGCTACCGTTTACTTCCTTCTACTACCAACTGGTCACCTTGGATGCCAAAAGATAAAATTGAATTTGCAATTCTACCTTCTGGACAATATACACTAGAGATTCAAGCACAAAACGAAGAGGGAGAACTAAGTAATACTTTTCTACTGGATTTTGAAGTCGAAACGGCTTGGTATCAACGTTGGTGGGCATACGTTATTTATATTGGACTTGTATTTTTGATAGCTGTTGGTTTTACTTATTTGCACGAAAAAAATCTAAAAAATAAAAATAAAGAATTAAACGCACTAATAACAGAACGTACACAGGAAATTAGCCAAAAAACAGAAGAGTTAGAAGCTCAACAACAAGAGCTACTGAACCAAAGTCAAGAAGTATATAATCAAAAAGAAGAATTAGCTTCTCAAGCTGAATATCTCAAGAAGGCAAACCGAGAAGTAATGAAGCAAAAGCGTGCTTTAGAAAATTCTAATAAACGTCTTAAAAAGTTAAGTAATATTACGCAAGAAATCACATCTATTCTTGATACAGAAGAACTAGTAGCGAAAGTCTTTGAGCGTGTAATTGGTCTTATGCCAGCAGAAGGTTTTGGAGTGGGTCTTCTAAATGAAAATAAAAATACGATTGAATTTAATGATTTTATAGAAAAAGGAACTAAACTTGAGCCTCATGAAGACTCAATGAAAGAAACTCATCTTCCATCTGTGGAATGCTTAAAAACAGAAAACACAGTTGCTATAAATAATGTAGCAAAAGTTTGGAAACAAAAATTTGAAGAACAAAATATAAAAGTAGAAAAGGGTGATTTACCTTATGCGTTTATCTATGTTCCTCTAATTGCAGAAGGACATAAATTTGGTGTAATGACTGTTCAGACATTCTATGAAATGGATTATTCAGAGCAAGACATTCTACTTTTACAGTCTATTGGTTCTGCCACAGCCATTGCTCTTTCAAATATTAAGGCTTACAATTTAATCGAACAAAAAAATAAAGAAGTAACAGATTCTATCCGTTATGCACAAACTATTCAAGAATCAATTTTGCCAACTGAAAAAGAAATAAAACGCTCAATAGGAGACCATTATGTAGTTTATCAGCCTAAAGATATTGTAAGTGGAGATTTTTATTGGATTGGTTATAACGATGGCTATCAATACGCAGCTGTTGCAGATTGTACAGGACATGGAGTTCCAGGAGCATTTATGTCAATGGTAGGAAGTTCACTTTTGAGAGAAATTCTGTATGAAAAAGAAATTACTTCGCCAGCCGACATGTTGGAACATTTAGATGATAGCATTCGTCTTTCACTTCGACAAACAGGAAAGGAAGGAAGCAATACAGACGGAATGGATGTCGTTTTGATTCGCTACCTATATAGAGAAGATGGAAAAATAGAACTTGATTTTGCTGGTGCAAAACGACCACTTATTTATAAAGAGGTAGAAGGAGAAATTATACAGTTACGTGGAACTTCTCGTTCTATTGGAGGATTGCAGCGCAAGAAAAAACCTTTTGAAGAAAAACATTTGACACTTTCACCTCGCACAATGCTTTTCCTGACTTCTGATGGTTTAATAGATCAGCCAAATCAAAAGCGTAAAAAGTATGGTACAAAACGTTTCTTAGATAAAATTTCTGAATGGGGACATTTACCAATCTCTATGCAAAAGACCTCTTTATTAGAAGATGTAGAAAATTTTAGACAAGAAGAAGAACAGCGAGATGATATTACAATAATGGCAATTAATTTGTAATTTTGTAGCAAAACAACTCATTCACCAAAATACTAAGACTTTTAAAAAAATAGGATTTAGATATGAAAATTATGCGTATAGATATTATTAGTTGCCTTCCTCAACTCATCGAAAGTTTTATTGGTCATTCTATTTTACAAAGAGCGCAAGAACGCAATATTGTAACTCTAAACCTTCACGACCTCAAAAAATATAGCCAAGACAAACACGGACGAATTGATGATTATGCCTTTGGAGGTGGCGCAGGAATGGTTATGACTCCAGAACCGTTAGCTGCCTGTATTGAAGAATTATTGAGCAATAGAAAATATGATGAGATAATTTATATGACCCCTGACGGAATTACATTTAATCAGACGATGGCAAACTCATATTCTTTAAAAGAAAACATAATGATAATCTGTGGACATTATAAAGGCATTGATGAAAGAATACGCCAAAAATATGTCACTAAAGAAATTTCTGTAGGTGATTTTGTGGTTTCTGGTGGAGAAATTCCTGCTGCTTTGGTAGCTGATGCTATTATTCGATTAGTTCCTCGTGTGATGAATGATGAAACTTCTGCCTTAACAGATTCTTTTCAAGATGATTTATTAGCTCCTCCTGTTTATACTCGTCCTGCCAATTGGGAAGGAATGGAAGTTCCTGAAGTGTTGCTCTCTGGACACGCTGCCAAAATTGAAGATTGGAGATTGCAACAAGCTATGGAAAGAACAAAAAAACGTCGTCCTGACTTGTGGAAAAAATATAGTGAATAATACTATTTTGTGATTGCTTCGTTTTTAATTAAATTGGGTATATAAC
This is a stretch of genomic DNA from Bernardetia sp. MNP-M8. It encodes these proteins:
- a CDS encoding SpoIIE family protein phosphatase → MKQIFFYSLFFTFLGISIFSSTLSFAQQNSKQDQNTQNVPNVPYQEAGLLFVKNYSPKEYDASTQNWAIEQDKNGVIYVGNTTHLLSFDGKTWERIKIGGSGVVRSLGYSSITDKMYIGGVNDLGYSYIDSLGKTKYISLLNQVPEKYRKFNDVWKTVVLNEEVFFLTKNFILKYAANRFEVIQPRANTFLSAFVANERLYVQESKLGIFEYKNDFLNSIENTHFLYQELITGIINYTENVVLIATKEGDFYTYNVIKNTISKFEVERNNFFKKAKIHHLSVLKNDQIAIATASEGIVLIDKNGRWKNQISELKGLQDKSVWNLHTDKNGNLWAALSQGISHIQTSWSYTYFGEQSRLNKVHKVIRFDDILYAATEQGVSYYDTQKQIWQNIDGILGQVWDLEIYQYNEKNSALLIAGQAGIFVLNPLRKKIEKVSEIETKHFLVDKTDKRRVYISTSEGLKVMMYSYYQIQDTFLEEPLKRIVQIKGNQLWAETQYKGIIKIDVDSNNEKEYKITSYDSLTNVPNVEIKQLVASNNQLFVATSKGIYYLDTLKNEFASAVVLDNTKENTNFSANDFVNADISLIDKFIHYSNQDNVISKSYWVVKDKQLFYYKNDTLVESAHLNLPSAEFYSIYEDTKYIFEENNIKKPIFTWIATSEGLYRYDNTQTQKIQQDSLQIFLRHIRIGDSLVSNFEKHKLRTGFSSFSVQMASPAFGKNEALLYRYRLLPSTTNWSPWMPKDKIEFAILPSGQYTLEIQAQNEEGELSNTFLLDFEVETAWYQRWWAYVIYIGLVFLIAVGFTYLHEKNLKNKNKELNALITERTQEISQKTEELEAQQQELLNQSQEVYNQKEELASQAEYLKKANREVMKQKRALENSNKRLKKLSNITQEITSILDTEELVAKVFERVIGLMPAEGFGVGLLNENKNTIEFNDFIEKGTKLEPHEDSMKETHLPSVECLKTENTVAINNVAKVWKQKFEEQNIKVEKGDLPYAFIYVPLIAEGHKFGVMTVQTFYEMDYSEQDILLLQSIGSATAIALSNIKAYNLIEQKNKEVTDSIRYAQTIQESILPTEKEIKRSIGDHYVVYQPKDIVSGDFYWIGYNDGYQYAAVADCTGHGVPGAFMSMVGSSLLREILYEKEITSPADMLEHLDDSIRLSLRQTGKEGSNTDGMDVVLIRYLYREDGKIELDFAGAKRPLIYKEVEGEIIQLRGTSRSIGGLQRKKKPFEEKHLTLSPRTMLFLTSDGLIDQPNQKRKKYGTKRFLDKISEWGHLPISMQKTSLLEDVENFRQEEEQRDDITIMAINL
- the trmD gene encoding tRNA (guanosine(37)-N1)-methyltransferase TrmD — translated: MRIDIISCLPQLIESFIGHSILQRAQERNIVTLNLHDLKKYSQDKHGRIDDYAFGGGAGMVMTPEPLAACIEELLSNRKYDEIIYMTPDGITFNQTMANSYSLKENIMIICGHYKGIDERIRQKYVTKEISVGDFVVSGGEIPAALVADAIIRLVPRVMNDETSALTDSFQDDLLAPPVYTRPANWEGMEVPEVLLSGHAAKIEDWRLQQAMERTKKRRPDLWKKYSE